The genomic region CCCTGGCTAAAAAAGTGCTTTTCTAGCTGGCATGAGAGTAAATATTTTCGTTCCCCCATCATTAAACCAAGTACAGGAGAATCTGAGGTATTATTAATCGGACTCCATGGCTACGGCTCCGTACCAGAGGACTTCGCGAGTGACGAAGATCAAGGTTTTGCCGATAAACACAAAGTGACCTTCATGGGTATCAGTGGCTCAGTTCCTTTAGGCCGAAACTCATTCATGTGGTCAGAGGACATCGATAAAGACTCACAACACATCTTTCAAATTTTAAAGCAGAGTAATATTGATCTCAAAAAAGAAAAACGCCCTGTAATATTAATCGGCTTTTCTCAGGGAGCACAATTATCTACTGAATTACTCGCCAGGTACCCTCACCTATTCAAAGGTATTATCACTCTCTGCCCTGGAGCTCGCTACGACTCTCAATTACCTAAAGTAAAAGAATCCGTAGATTTAAGCAAGAAAAAAGCTGTGATCATCTGTGGTTCCAATGAACACAAAGGCAACTTAGAACTGAGCAAATCTAACTTCACATGGCTCACTAAACACAAAGCAATTGTACGCTACAGTAAAATCAAAGGCCTGGGACACTCCTTCCCTCCGAATTTCTACGACAAACTAAATGATTACCTGATCTTCATTCTGAAATAAATAATAGTAAAAATAATACCTCCAGGTGTAGCACATCCACTAATCCTATGTTGTTATAAGTGTAATTACACGATAACTGGAACTCGCTATGTACAAATTATTTATTTTCACGACATTGATTCTAGGATCTATCTTGGCTCAAGAACAACCAAATATCCTATGGCTCACCAGCGAAGATAACAATATCAATTGGGTAGGCGCTTACGGCAACCCTTATGCTGACACCCCCAATATTGATGCTCTCGCCAAAGAAGGTTTCTTATACACCCACGCCTATGCTAACGCCCCCGTCTGCGCCTCCTCCCGTTCCACATGGATTACCGGTATATTAGCACTTTCCATGGGCACACATCCCATGCGTAGTCGTTATGATATCCCCCACGACAAAATCCAATATTACCCTGACCTTCTTAAAGAAGCTGGCTACTACTGTTCAAATGTAGTGAAAACTGATTACAATATAGGAGGTCGTGCAGACAATGATTGCTGGGACTCTACGATACTCGACTGGAATCTTCTCAAGACAAAACAGCCTTTTTTCCAATTCATTAATAGTGCACAATCTCACGAAGCACATGCTTTTGGCGATATCACCAAATCTAAGCGAGACCCTCAAAATGTAAGGCTCGCTAAATATCACCCCGATATTTTAGTCATGCGCCAAAACTATAACCATTACCACGATGCTGTAAAACGCATGGATGATCACATCGGAAAATTACTTAACGCACTCAAAAGAAACGGCCTAGAAGAAAACACCATTGTCATCTACAACTCGGATCATGGTGGCGTCTTACCCCGTAGTAAACGCTTCCTTTATAATAGTGGCACTCACTGTCCTCTAATCATTCGTATCCCAGAAAAATTTAAACATCTGTGGCCTGCCACAAAGACAAACTCCAAAGTAGATCACCTCGTTAGTTTTGTAGATATGACAAAAACTTGGCTAAGTATAACAGGTTCAAACACACCCAGTTATCTTCAAGGGAATATTTTCCTCGGACCGAACAAAGAACCGGAACGCCCCTATCACTTCAGTTTTCGCACCCGCATGGACGAAAGATGTGACAATGTTCGCGCCATTCGCAATAAACAGTTCCTCTATATACGCAATTATATGCCCTACGCTCCAAGAGGACAGAAATTATCTTATCTCTGGAAGATGAAAGCCACACAAGCCTGGGAATATCACCACAAAGAAAACAAAACAGATGAAATCACCGGCCGTTTTTTCCAAACCAAAATCATGGAAGAGCTTTACGATACAAGTAAAGACCCCGACAACATCAACAATTTAATCGATCAAGTTGAATACAAAGAAGTCATCCGAGAACTCCGTACGGCTCTTAACAATCAACAAAAAGCTATCTACGATGCTGGCATGCTTCCTGAAAGTGAGGTCGTCGAAAAAGCAAAACAAGCCCAACTCACTATTTACGATTATGTCCGTGATCCAAAACTCTATCCACTTAACTCTTATTTAGAGACATCTGAAATCGCTTTACAAAATGATCCCGTAAACCTAAAGATACTTGTAGATAAACTACAAGATAATGATTCTGGTATCCGTTACTGGGCAACAGTTGGCCTCTTTAATCTACAGGACCAAATAACTATTGATCCAAAGCTCATCGAGCCTCTGCTCAATGATAAATCTCATCACGTCCGAGTCATGGCCGCTTGGATACTTTACAAGAATGGCAATAAAAACACTGCTAGAAATACTTGGAATCAATTATTACGAGACAGCTCTTATGCTTCACTGAAAATTTTTAATGTCATCGATTGGATTAAAGACGATCCAAATATCTACTTAGAGTCGATGATAGCCTGTCGATATCAGCATGGCCACTATATAAACAAGATGAAAGAGCAGTTTGGTATTACGCATTAAAACAAAATATCTCTGCCACTTCCCTATTGATTTCTATACCCCCTCTGAGTTTACTGCGCAATAAAATTAAAAAAAGACATACAAGTGTATCACTTTCGGCAATTCTGCCGTGTAGTATAAATGTAATCACTCTATTAACGGAACCCACTATGTACAAAATATTTATTCTAACCGCCTTACTCTTAGGCTCACTAAATGCTCAAGAGCAGCCCAATATCCTATGGCTTACAAGCGAAGACAACAATATCAACTGGGTAGGCGCTTACGGCAACCCTCACGCTGACACACCCAATATAGATGGGCTCGCTAAAGAAGGCTTCTTATATACCCACGCCTATGCTAATGCCCCCGTTTGTGCTCCCTCCCGCTCTACATGGATTACTGGAGTACTCGCTCTCTCCATGGGAACACACCCCATGCGCAGTCGCTACGAAATACCCCACGATATAATCAAGTACTATCCAGACCTTCTTAAAGACGCCGGCTACTACTGCTCAAATGTCACAAAAACTGATTATAATATAGGAGGTCGCTCAGATAAGGATTGCTGGGACTCAAACAAACTTAACTGGAAGATCCTCAAACAAAAACAGCCTTTTTTCCAAGTTATTAATAGTACAAAATCACATGAATCTAAAGCCTTTGGTGACGTCACTAAATCCAAGCGAGACCCTCAGAATGTTACGCTTGCTAAATATCATCCAGATATTTTAACGATTCGCCAAAACTACAATCATTATCATGATGCTGTAAAATCAATGGATGACGATATCGGAAAGTCACTTGCGGACCTCGAAAGAAATGGCTTAGTAGAAAACACGATAGTAATATATAACTCCGACCATGGAGGAGTCCTACCACGGAGTAAGCGCTTTCTTTTTAATAGCGGTACTCACTGCCCACTTATCATCCGTATACCTAAAAAATTCAAGCACCTCTGGCCCGCAGCAAAGACCAATGCAAAAGTAGATCATCTCGTCAGCTTTGTAGACATGACAAAAACTTGGCTCAGCTTAGCAGGCGCCAAAACCCCCAACTACCTCCAAGGCAATGTTTTCCTCGGTCCAAAACAAGAAAAAGAACGCCCCTATCACTTCAGCTTTCGCACCCGCATGGATGAACGATGTGATAATATTCGCGCTATTCGCAATAAGCAATTCCTTTATATCCGCAACTATATGCCCTACGCCCCTTGGGGACAAAAATTAACCTACCTCTGGAAGATGAAAGCCACTCAAGCATGGGATACTTACAATAAAGAAAATAAGACTAACGACATCACTGGACGTTTCTTTAAAACCAAACCCATGGAAGAACTCTACGACACAAGTAGAGATGCGGATAACATCAACAACTTAATCAATCAGCCTGAATACAAAGAAATTATCCAAGAACTTCGCACTGCTCTTAATAACCAGCAAAAAGCTATTTATGATGCGGGGATGCTTCCTGAAAGTGAAATCGTAGAAAAAGCAAAAGAAGCGAAACTCTCTATTTATGAATATGTACGCGAACCCAAACTCTATAAGCTCAATGATTATCTAGAAACATCTGACATCGCATTACAAAATGACCCGATAAACCTAAGTATCCTCATAGATAAATCAAAGGACACTGAATCTGGAGTACGTTACTGGGCAACTATCGGTCTCTTTAACTTACAAGATACAATATCAATCAATCCCGTAATCATAGACTCCTTACTCAATGATGAATCACACCATATTCGCGCCATGGCTGCTTGGATGGCTTACAAAAATGGCGACAAGGTCACCGCAAGAAACACCTGGAATTCCTTACTGAAAAATAACTCCTACGCATCGCTAAAGATCCTCAATATCATTGATTGGATCAAAGACGACCCAAAGCTCTATTTAGATTCAATGAAGGCCTGTAACTACAATCACAACGGCTACGTCAACAGAATGAAAGAACAGTTTGGTATCAACACCAAGAATAAAGGAAAAACTTTATAGAATTCCTCTCCTAAACCTAAGCTATAAGAGCTAAGCTTAGGTTTGATTACAGACGTATGTACAAACTACACCCAACATAAAATGCTGAATACTCCCCTGGGTCTTGATACCACAAAGAGTAACCTGCTTGAACTTTAAAAAATACATCCGTCTGGATCCCCATTAAAAATTGTCCGCTAATATCTCCTCCTGGTTCAAAACTATTCATATCTTCATCTCGATGTACACCTAAAGCAAAATTAGCATTAAACTGCTTAGTTGCATCGATTTCATATTGCCCCCAAAGCATCAATGAATAACGTTGATAAAAGCCAGGATCATAATACCCATTCTCCTCTTCATCGTTATTAAAACCATAGATTATAATCATCGGCCCCACATCTAGATCATATTTTAATCTCCTTAATAGTGGCTGACTATGGCTTAAAGCGAAACGGTAGCGACCATTACCATCCGATAAGTCATCGTAACCTGCACTAAAACGCACAAAATGCTCAACTTTGTATTGACTAGTAAACCCTGCTTCATAACTATTATTACGAATATTCAAAGAAACACTGCGAGGTGATACATCAAAGTAACGACGTCTATAACTTGAATACACTGATAACTGATCACTAATTCTCAAATCACCGCGTAAATCCGCTATATACAAATGATCAGACTCATGATAACTATAACCTCCTCCAGTAGTTAATTGTAAGTCTCTATCCACTTGATAGACACCTCCTAGTATATAGCGATAAATATCAATACTTTTTTCACCATCTTCTCGATCAAATTCGGAACTACGTGATGCCTGTAAGTAGCTATGCTCTTGATCCAAAGTTAAGGTTAAATCTGGCGAAACCACCGTCCTCCAACCTACCCGGTCATCAAAACGCACTAATTCATCGCTATCTCTTGCATATTGTGCTTCAAATTCAGGACCGGAAGAATTGTCTATTTTCTCGGCATTTTTCAAGTATTTGATTTCAACTTGGTGCTCAGGAACAGAAATTCTTTGTAACTCTAAACTCGCATCTGACCTATAACCTGCTTGACGATAAGCAACGATCTTTGAATACATAGCTTGAAAAGCATCTTGTTCTTTTGGGTCCAACTGCTCTAATTCTTTTAATGAATGTTCTGCATAAGCTGCCCATGCATAGGTTCTCGCTTTTTCCAAAATCAACTCAACTTCTCCTTGTTGTGATTGAGGTGCAGAATTCAAAACACTTATAGAAGCGTAATAGGCTCCTACCCATCGCAAATACCGTGAATACTCTAGACGATACTCAAGTTTATCAGGATATCTCTCGAGCAAATCCCTCATTGATTGGATGGCCTCATCTAACCGCCCTTCATTACTTAAATGCTTATATAATTTAAACTTCACCTCATCATTATTAGGATCTTTGCTAAGTAATTTTAAATAGCCCTCCCTTGCCTTATCCATATATCCTGCCCAAGCTGCTAATACACAATAATCAGTCATTAGGGTTTCATTATCAGGATTTAATTCCAAGGCCTTCTCACAAAAATCAAACGCCATCTTAGCATCATTTAATGCCGAATAAGTTTGATATGTTTTTTGTAGAACGAGCAAATTGCGACTGTCTTCTCCATGAGCTATCAGAAGAACCTCTAGGGCTTTTTCATGTTTCTTTTGTAAATTGTAAATATCTGACAAACGCAGATACGTTTTTATACCTTGCGGCTTAAGCTTTAAGTAAACATGATAGTTCTCAATCGCTATAGCATAATCTTTCTTAAACTCAGCATTCAGAGCTAATTGCAAAATCTCTTGAGCTGTAACTTTCTCTTCATGAACTTGCTGATCCTCAACACTTGAACTCGACGAATCAAAACCTTGAAGTTGGTAATCAAAAATAGTCTCTTCATTTTTTAATGCCTGAGCATTTATCACACCGATAAACATCATTAAAAAAAAAGTGCCGCATGTAAGTTTCATTTGCGCCAGTGCCTTTCTTTACTAATCCATATATCACGAGCAAAACGAAACATAACAACAATATCAAATAGCATCATTAAATAGCGTATGGGAGTAATCAAGAGTGCTTCAAAAAACATCTTGACTCTCTTTTTTTTAATACAGAAAACTAAAATTGTTGTACTAATTAAAGCCTCCCCAATCATTGTTAAAATAAGAGGCTCCCACATTTGATAAGTAATCAAAAAAACAATAGGAAAAGCAAGCTTTTCGCAAAGTCCCGTGAAAATAATCACGCCAATGTCTCGTCCATATAAGCGTGTATACTCGTGCCCATCATCACTATGCGAATTTGAACAAATGCCCTCTGCTGAAACTTCATCATGCTTTTTATTGCCTTTTAAAGGGTGACGCTTGGTGAATTTGAAGATCGAATAAAGAAGGCTATCAAAATAATAGCAACTTTTAAGAAATGAGGAGGACCACATCATCACCTGCTTGGGTACGTTTTGACACTCTGGCTCAATCGTTCTTGATTCAACATCAGAAATATGAACATTTCTATAGCC from Lentisphaera profundi harbors:
- a CDS encoding sulfatase → MYKIFILTALLLGSLNAQEQPNILWLTSEDNNINWVGAYGNPHADTPNIDGLAKEGFLYTHAYANAPVCAPSRSTWITGVLALSMGTHPMRSRYEIPHDIIKYYPDLLKDAGYYCSNVTKTDYNIGGRSDKDCWDSNKLNWKILKQKQPFFQVINSTKSHESKAFGDVTKSKRDPQNVTLAKYHPDILTIRQNYNHYHDAVKSMDDDIGKSLADLERNGLVENTIVIYNSDHGGVLPRSKRFLFNSGTHCPLIIRIPKKFKHLWPAAKTNAKVDHLVSFVDMTKTWLSLAGAKTPNYLQGNVFLGPKQEKERPYHFSFRTRMDERCDNIRAIRNKQFLYIRNYMPYAPWGQKLTYLWKMKATQAWDTYNKENKTNDITGRFFKTKPMEELYDTSRDADNINNLINQPEYKEIIQELRTALNNQQKAIYDAGMLPESEIVEKAKEAKLSIYEYVREPKLYKLNDYLETSDIALQNDPINLSILIDKSKDTESGVRYWATIGLFNLQDTISINPVIIDSLLNDESHHIRAMAAWMAYKNGDKVTARNTWNSLLKNNSYASLKILNIIDWIKDDPKLYLDSMKACNYNHNGYVNRMKEQFGINTKNKGKTL
- a CDS encoding sulfatase-like hydrolase/transferase encodes the protein MYKLFIFTTLILGSILAQEQPNILWLTSEDNNINWVGAYGNPYADTPNIDALAKEGFLYTHAYANAPVCASSRSTWITGILALSMGTHPMRSRYDIPHDKIQYYPDLLKEAGYYCSNVVKTDYNIGGRADNDCWDSTILDWNLLKTKQPFFQFINSAQSHEAHAFGDITKSKRDPQNVRLAKYHPDILVMRQNYNHYHDAVKRMDDHIGKLLNALKRNGLEENTIVIYNSDHGGVLPRSKRFLYNSGTHCPLIIRIPEKFKHLWPATKTNSKVDHLVSFVDMTKTWLSITGSNTPSYLQGNIFLGPNKEPERPYHFSFRTRMDERCDNVRAIRNKQFLYIRNYMPYAPRGQKLSYLWKMKATQAWEYHHKENKTDEITGRFFQTKIMEELYDTSKDPDNINNLIDQVEYKEVIRELRTALNNQQKAIYDAGMLPESEVVEKAKQAQLTIYDYVRDPKLYPLNSYLETSEIALQNDPVNLKILVDKLQDNDSGIRYWATVGLFNLQDQITIDPKLIEPLLNDKSHHVRVMAAWILYKNGNKNTARNTWNQLLRDSSYASLKIFNVIDWIKDDPNIYLESMIACRYQHGHYINKMKEQFGITH
- a CDS encoding alpha/beta hydrolase; the encoded protein is MRFFLVLFFITVHLSASSSLESLPKPIFNIKVPQTLPEKFNEHHLRKLSPSSLRHTASQHAQSGKLQSALQFQYWACNIDETQGLYDLACYYALNKDIDSSVYFLQKAALNEGVDYSWALKDKDLIPVMNSKYWEKLRPWLKKCFSSWHESKYFRSPIIKPSTGESEVLLIGLHGYGSVPEDFASDEDQGFADKHKVTFMGISGSVPLGRNSFMWSEDIDKDSQHIFQILKQSNIDLKKEKRPVILIGFSQGAQLSTELLARYPHLFKGIITLCPGARYDSQLPKVKESVDLSKKKAVIICGSNEHKGNLELSKSNFTWLTKHKAIVRYSKIKGLGHSFPPNFYDKLNDYLIFILK